Proteins from a genomic interval of Shewanella seohaensis:
- a CDS encoding FAD:protein FMN transferase, with amino-acid sequence MIRRAKPLLGTLVEIAAESVAEHNAHPSLDEPALQAAITAAFSRVAHIGRLLSFHQQDSELNLLNRQPGQWISLSPDSLRVLKLAKWFGRASDNLFNCTVGGEMMSRGALPAYLGMPLLLQGDWRDIEIQADKARLARPLILTLDGIAKGYAVDMAVTELRRAGVCGGWVNAGGDLKVFGSASLNVLCRGPNGLSQKINVSNTALASSRVSQHLSHDYPALLLPTGNLDEQQCASGQERVVSVRAPFAWRADALTKVAGYLDDATAATKIQQLGGDLVNFAP; translated from the coding sequence GTGATACGTAGAGCCAAACCCTTACTCGGCACCTTAGTCGAAATTGCCGCCGAGTCCGTTGCCGAGCACAATGCTCATCCTTCATTGGATGAGCCTGCCCTTCAAGCCGCTATAACAGCGGCTTTTTCGCGAGTGGCCCATATTGGCCGCTTACTCAGTTTTCACCAGCAGGATAGTGAGCTTAATCTACTGAATCGCCAGCCGGGTCAGTGGATATCCTTAAGTCCTGATAGCCTGAGGGTGTTGAAGCTCGCCAAGTGGTTTGGCCGAGCCAGTGACAACCTCTTCAACTGCACTGTGGGTGGCGAGATGATGTCCCGCGGCGCCTTGCCTGCCTATCTCGGAATGCCGCTGCTGTTGCAGGGGGATTGGCGAGATATTGAAATCCAAGCGGATAAAGCAAGGTTAGCTCGCCCACTAATTTTGACCTTAGATGGCATCGCTAAAGGTTATGCGGTCGATATGGCGGTCACTGAATTGCGACGTGCCGGCGTGTGCGGTGGCTGGGTGAATGCGGGTGGCGATTTAAAAGTGTTTGGCAGCGCTTCATTAAATGTGTTATGCCGAGGTCCGAACGGATTGAGTCAAAAGATCAACGTCAGTAATACCGCCCTTGCCAGTTCGCGGGTTTCCCAGCATTTAAGCCATGATTACCCCGCGTTATTGTTACCGACGGGCAATTTAGACGAGCAGCAGTGTGCCAGCGGCCAAGAAAGGGTTGTAAGTGTGCGCGCACCGTTCGCCTGGCGCGCCGATGCATTAACCAAGGTAGCGGGCTACCTTGACGATGCCACCGCCGCCACAAAAATTCAGCAGTTGGGTGGCGATTTAGTCAACTTCGCACCCTAA
- a CDS encoding 23S rRNA pseudouridine(2604) synthase RluF, which produces MRLAKYLAQCGISSRREACRLIEAGRISLNGKIAKHTDAVHVDADGQCLDSLCLDEKPISGAEALTYWIFNKAIGTDCRLLDADKSSLLHLLPTTPRLYPVGRLDKDSRGLLLLTNDGELTHKLMHPSFAHSKTYHVQLDRPFNDAFIEQMASGVQYKEVRTLPCQVTRLSDVSFEIVLTQGLNRQIRRMSNALGYKVIDLQRVALMTLTLGPLAEGDMRPLSPEEITALKAAVTI; this is translated from the coding sequence ATGCGTCTCGCCAAATACCTTGCCCAATGCGGCATTAGTTCACGCCGCGAAGCCTGCCGCTTGATTGAGGCCGGACGTATCAGCCTCAATGGCAAGATAGCCAAGCATACTGATGCCGTGCATGTCGATGCTGACGGCCAATGTCTTGATAGCCTCTGCTTAGATGAAAAGCCCATTTCGGGCGCCGAAGCGCTTACCTATTGGATCTTCAATAAAGCCATAGGCACAGATTGCCGTTTGTTAGACGCCGATAAGTCCAGTTTGCTACATTTACTGCCAACCACGCCAAGACTCTACCCTGTTGGCAGATTAGATAAGGATTCCCGTGGCTTATTGCTGCTCACCAACGATGGCGAACTCACCCATAAACTGATGCACCCTAGTTTTGCTCACAGTAAAACTTATCATGTGCAACTCGATAGACCCTTCAACGATGCCTTTATCGAGCAAATGGCCAGCGGCGTGCAATATAAAGAGGTGCGCACACTCCCCTGCCAAGTCACGCGGTTAAGTGATGTGAGTTTTGAAATTGTGCTTACCCAAGGGTTAAATCGCCAGATTCGGCGCATGTCCAACGCCTTAGGTTATAAGGTGATTGACTTACAACGCGTCGCGTTAATGACATTAACGCTAGGCCCCTTAGCCGAAGGCGACATGCGACCACTCAGTCCAGAGGAAATTACAGCGCTTAAAGCCGCTGTGACAATTTAG
- a CDS encoding FMN-binding protein translates to MAHTYLNSLWFMPMVIVAAPAFSADYLTVAQAQALIFDKAAVFSERPTLLSSDAKDQIKDLSGVRQRQDQQPIWKVEKDGQFLGWFVVDDVVGKHEYITYAIGISPQGEVLGLEVLSYRETHGGQVREASWRDQFHGKTLKDPFKLDEDVSNISGATLSCRNLLDGVKRLLVIHQLFLSQSVA, encoded by the coding sequence ATGGCGCATACATATCTGAATAGCTTGTGGTTTATGCCAATGGTCATAGTTGCCGCCCCTGCATTTTCTGCGGATTATTTAACAGTGGCCCAAGCGCAGGCGTTGATTTTTGATAAGGCAGCGGTATTTAGCGAGCGTCCAACCTTACTGAGCTCCGATGCGAAAGATCAGATCAAAGATTTATCGGGCGTTCGCCAACGCCAAGATCAGCAACCTATCTGGAAAGTTGAAAAGGACGGTCAGTTTCTCGGTTGGTTTGTGGTGGATGATGTTGTCGGTAAACATGAGTATATTACTTACGCTATCGGCATTAGTCCGCAGGGCGAAGTGCTCGGGTTAGAGGTGCTCAGTTATCGTGAAACCCACGGTGGCCAAGTGCGTGAAGCGAGTTGGCGCGATCAATTCCACGGTAAAACCCTCAAAGATCCCTTTAAACTCGATGAAGATGTCAGCAATATTAGCGGTGCCACATTAAGTTGCCGTAATTTACTCGATGGCGTAAAACGGTTACTTGTTATCCATCAACTCTTTTTGTCGCAGTCAGTCGCATAG
- a CDS encoding OmpA family protein has product MGHKTLLSAVLLTATCGVATFAVNAESLFTPFPDAKSPEEKRIHFTPFELITAVNGGKFTLLPVSGKLTRQSVELPEGYSPEHVINNYLAQLKKLNAEVLFSCQAASCGDGQAMQTQLKPLKSVNADYHSAYVAAKLKGSRGEVYASIYVVNREDRYTYLQVDILDAIPEPLDLIQANSDFLQQAPKQIEIKDRRSDDAQGATDHPLLGRMPGSYITSYKQTNFIQVPVLVGISGADYQTKSLDAKLTQISYQMPESYSLFEINSNYAAAAQKLQAERVFHCKGTACGDDDNLINAIKLIKDDREDEWQEYQLFKLSHAKGDVYFDIYSQGYFDGTPADTTLRVMELSTLKDDRVAINLDAMTDAISQTGKATLEGLLFDYDSERLLPESKPVLEVLASYLKQNPTLSFYVVGHTDDKGERSYNQSLSERRAAAVIKQLSDGFKIPSAQLTAHGNGEYSPVASNTNDAGQKLNRRVELVLRSDKK; this is encoded by the coding sequence ATGGGACATAAGACGTTATTGAGTGCTGTACTTTTGACTGCGACCTGCGGTGTCGCTACTTTTGCGGTGAATGCTGAATCGCTGTTTACTCCCTTTCCTGACGCCAAATCGCCTGAAGAAAAGCGTATCCACTTTACGCCCTTTGAACTTATTACCGCAGTGAATGGTGGCAAGTTCACTCTGTTGCCTGTATCGGGTAAATTGACTCGACAAAGCGTTGAGTTGCCCGAGGGGTATAGTCCTGAACATGTAATCAATAACTATTTGGCACAGCTTAAAAAACTGAATGCTGAAGTGTTATTTAGCTGTCAGGCCGCCAGCTGCGGTGATGGTCAAGCGATGCAAACTCAGCTAAAGCCGCTTAAGAGCGTGAATGCTGACTATCACAGTGCTTACGTGGCGGCAAAACTGAAAGGTTCTCGCGGTGAGGTTTACGCCAGTATCTATGTCGTCAATCGCGAGGATAGATATACCTATCTGCAGGTCGATATCCTCGATGCTATTCCTGAGCCGCTGGATTTGATCCAAGCCAATAGTGACTTTTTACAGCAGGCGCCGAAGCAAATTGAGATTAAAGATAGGCGTAGTGACGATGCTCAAGGCGCGACCGACCATCCTTTATTGGGGCGCATGCCCGGCAGTTATATTACCAGTTACAAACAAACTAACTTTATCCAAGTGCCTGTATTGGTTGGGATCTCGGGCGCAGATTATCAAACCAAATCGCTGGATGCCAAGCTTACCCAAATAAGTTATCAGATGCCTGAAAGCTATTCGTTGTTTGAAATCAACAGCAATTATGCCGCAGCAGCACAAAAACTGCAGGCTGAGCGGGTGTTCCACTGTAAAGGCACGGCCTGCGGCGACGATGATAACCTGATCAATGCCATCAAATTAATCAAGGACGATAGAGAAGACGAATGGCAGGAGTATCAGCTGTTTAAGCTGAGTCACGCCAAGGGCGATGTTTACTTCGATATCTATTCCCAAGGATATTTTGATGGCACACCAGCCGATACTACGCTTAGGGTAATGGAACTCTCTACTCTGAAGGATGATCGTGTGGCGATTAACCTCGATGCCATGACCGATGCGATTAGCCAAACAGGCAAGGCAACATTAGAGGGATTGTTGTTTGATTATGATAGTGAGCGTTTGTTACCTGAGTCCAAGCCAGTTCTCGAGGTCCTCGCGAGTTATCTTAAGCAGAATCCGACGTTGAGTTTTTATGTGGTCGGACATACCGATGACAAGGGCGAGCGGAGTTACAATCAAAGCCTGTCGGAGCGCCGCGCCGCAGCAGTGATTAAGCAGTTGAGTGACGGGTTTAAAATTCCGTCGGCCCAATTAACCGCCCACGGTAACGGGGAATACAGCCCTGTGGCCAGTAACACAAATGATGCTGGACAAAAGTTGAATCGCAGAGTGGAGTTAGTGCTTCGTTCCGATAAAAAGTAG
- a CDS encoding AraC family transcriptional regulator, translated as MRPVYHPLRAEQAPVADIFFNYEAFLPNTITPKHSHVWGQLQLISGGIMELHAAGQRFLSPSQYAIWVPAGIEHESFTRRSIHYCSMNIVANRASIFPEETCLLAVTPIAQAIVNDLRERQVRVAESEADKRLVEVLIDQLILGQAQPQFLPSSRDKLLQPILQQLELDPASQKSLKTWASELHTTERTLARRCQDSLGMSFTELRQRHKFIYSLQLLREGLAIKEVALTLGYNQTSPYIVMFKKYAQYSPEQYRRQLG; from the coding sequence ATGCGTCCCGTTTATCATCCGCTCAGGGCGGAACAAGCACCTGTTGCCGATATTTTCTTCAACTACGAAGCTTTTCTCCCTAATACCATCACCCCAAAACACAGCCACGTTTGGGGGCAATTGCAGCTGATCAGCGGCGGTATTATGGAGCTGCATGCCGCTGGACAGCGATTTTTATCGCCATCCCAATATGCGATTTGGGTGCCGGCGGGGATTGAACATGAGAGCTTTACTCGCCGTAGTATCCATTATTGCTCGATGAATATAGTGGCAAATCGTGCGAGTATTTTTCCGGAGGAGACCTGTCTGCTGGCGGTCACCCCCATAGCGCAGGCGATAGTGAACGATCTAAGGGAGCGGCAAGTCCGAGTGGCCGAGAGTGAAGCGGATAAACGTCTGGTGGAGGTGTTAATCGACCAGTTGATTTTAGGTCAGGCACAGCCGCAATTTTTACCCTCGAGTCGCGATAAATTATTGCAGCCCATTTTGCAGCAACTCGAACTCGACCCCGCCAGCCAAAAGAGCCTTAAGACCTGGGCGAGTGAGTTGCATACCACAGAGCGCACTTTGGCTCGGCGTTGCCAAGACAGCCTTGGGATGAGTTTTACCGAGCTGCGACAGCGGCATAAGTTTATTTATTCGTTACAGCTATTACGTGAAGGATTGGCAATCAAGGAAGTGGCGCTGACCTTGGGTTATAACCAAACCTCACCTTATATAGTGATGTTTAAAAAATATGCCCAATATTCGCCTGAGCAATATCGCCGTCAACTGGGATAA
- a CDS encoding methyl-accepting chemotaxis protein, which produces MFNSIRVKFSLMFAIMATALIVMAVTDAMQNRTTLKQMQEFSQRFNPAISAILNADRDLYQAQLSEEILLRPELSNENRKSEIDNWQENVDQARDRMGEFKNYLQDHLEVIKSTSGFEAQFSLWYQASSEVINAVKNNDLEQARQLHENKSKKEFKALRSIYNAAGEAADNRVKELDLQASEQATTQTQISVTIATLVAIVALVIAYFGPKIIVNAIRDITDRIKDIVDGDGNLTQRIPITRQDEIGELANAFNLFVAQLQQMVIAIISQTKDVSQTVENLATKSTTTIGISYEQEQFVDTIVTAVNEMSAAVREVASNALHTATEITKVNDQTIEGKNILTQSVNHIQQLSESVKQAVAVIEKLSVNSANIASVLDVIRSIAEQTNLLALNAAIEAARAGEQGRGFAVVADEVRTLASRTETSTQDIQRMIEELQRGVNDAVKSIESGASLTNSTVTLASQTQDSLDEILNSTSKVSEMSTQTATATEEQTHVTEEINRNLTELSDKTRYCNTVIQETQQIVVNTQTICSNLQKEVSRFKVA; this is translated from the coding sequence ATGTTTAATAGCATTAGAGTAAAGTTTTCGCTGATGTTTGCCATTATGGCGACAGCTTTAATTGTGATGGCCGTGACGGATGCGATGCAAAACCGCACCACCCTTAAGCAAATGCAGGAATTTAGCCAACGATTTAATCCGGCAATTTCGGCCATTCTTAACGCCGACCGCGATCTTTATCAGGCCCAACTGAGTGAGGAAATTTTGCTTCGACCCGAACTCAGCAACGAGAACCGTAAGAGTGAGATAGACAATTGGCAGGAAAACGTCGACCAAGCGCGCGACCGCATGGGGGAATTTAAAAATTATCTGCAAGACCATTTAGAGGTGATAAAGTCCACCAGCGGTTTTGAAGCGCAGTTTTCGCTCTGGTATCAAGCCTCATCGGAAGTGATCAATGCGGTGAAAAACAATGACCTCGAACAGGCAAGACAACTCCATGAAAACAAATCTAAAAAAGAGTTTAAGGCCCTGAGGAGTATCTACAACGCCGCCGGAGAAGCCGCCGATAATCGCGTTAAAGAACTGGATTTACAGGCCTCAGAGCAGGCCACCACGCAAACCCAAATTTCGGTCACCATAGCCACCTTAGTCGCCATAGTCGCCCTAGTGATTGCCTACTTTGGCCCTAAAATTATCGTTAATGCTATTCGCGATATTACCGATAGGATCAAGGATATTGTCGATGGCGACGGAAACTTAACCCAGCGTATCCCCATCACCCGCCAAGATGAAATTGGTGAGCTGGCCAATGCCTTTAACTTGTTCGTTGCCCAACTGCAGCAAATGGTTATCGCGATTATCAGCCAAACCAAAGATGTCAGCCAAACCGTTGAAAACCTCGCGACAAAATCAACCACCACCATAGGCATCAGTTACGAGCAGGAACAGTTTGTCGATACCATAGTCACGGCGGTGAATGAGATGAGTGCCGCAGTGCGAGAAGTCGCCAGCAATGCCCTGCATACCGCCACCGAAATCACTAAGGTCAATGACCAAACCATTGAAGGTAAAAACATCCTTACCCAGTCGGTCAACCATATTCAGCAGCTGTCGGAGTCAGTGAAACAAGCCGTAGCGGTTATCGAAAAACTCTCAGTCAATTCCGCCAATATCGCCTCCGTATTGGATGTTATCCGCTCGATTGCAGAGCAAACTAACCTACTCGCCCTCAACGCCGCCATTGAGGCGGCCCGTGCGGGTGAACAAGGACGGGGCTTTGCGGTGGTTGCCGATGAAGTGCGGACACTGGCGAGCCGCACCGAAACCTCGACCCAAGATATTCAGCGTATGATTGAAGAGTTACAACGGGGCGTGAATGATGCGGTGAAGAGCATTGAGTCGGGCGCCAGCCTCACGAACTCGACTGTGACCCTCGCCAGCCAGACACAGGATTCCTTAGATGAGATCCTGAACTCCACCTCTAAGGTCAGTGAGATGTCGACACAAACCGCCACGGCCACCGAAGAGCAAACCCATGTGACCGAAGAAATCAATCGTAACTTGACCGAGCTGTCTGACAAAACCCGCTACTGCAATACCGTTATCCAAGAAACTCAGCAAATCGTCGTCAACACCCAAACCATTTGCAGCAATCTGCAAAAAGAAGTGTCACGCTTTAAAGTCGCTTAA
- a CDS encoding S46 family peptidase produces MKKWLLSVAVAASFASHADEGMWQPHQLPAMADELKAKGLEIDAKSISKLTEFPMNAVISLGGCTASFVSPKGLVVTNHHCAYGSIQYNSTAEKNLLQDGFLAKTFADELPAAPGSRVYVTEEVTNVTERVNAGLENKAGREFYQGVENQEKALVAECEKDEGYRCQVYSFHGGLEYYLVKQLEIRDVRLVYNPAGSVGKYGGDVDNWMWPRHTGDFSFYRAYVSKTGKPAEFSADNVPYEPKSFLKVSAKGVSEGDFVMVAGYPGRTNRYRTANEVQNQFEWAYPEGKMLRERFIEIIKETAPEGSDERIKYESQIAGLANYAKNFTSMIEFYGKSTMLADRKAREAELAAWIAKDSSREAKYGKTLSELDALIAKSKAHQERDMILSYIGNTTMVPTATNLYRLAHEKQLPDMQREPGFQDRDMTRFKASMERIDRRYAPSVDKAVLLDMLKRYAALPEAQRLPAMDKAFGIDKKVNEAKLAKTLDKMYAKTELGNKDVRLAWMEKSVDDFKASKDPFIQFAVAMYDTNMSEEKKEKELDGELMKVRPQYMDAIIAYNREQGKPVYADANSSLRVTVGHVKGYEPKDGLVAKPFTRLEGIVQKDTGVDPFDAPKKQLELIKQKQYGDFYVKAIDSVPVNFLSTLDTTGGNSGSPTLNGRAELVGLLFDGVYESIIGDWAYDDNINRSIQVDSRYMLWVMKYLDNADNLLAEMEIVK; encoded by the coding sequence ATGAAAAAATGGCTACTCTCAGTTGCCGTGGCGGCGAGTTTTGCCTCCCATGCCGATGAAGGTATGTGGCAGCCACACCAATTGCCCGCAATGGCCGATGAACTCAAAGCGAAAGGCTTAGAGATTGATGCTAAATCGATTTCCAAACTGACCGAATTCCCCATGAATGCCGTGATCAGCCTAGGTGGCTGTACGGCATCTTTTGTTTCGCCAAAAGGCTTAGTGGTGACAAACCATCACTGCGCCTATGGTTCGATTCAATATAACTCGACTGCAGAGAAAAACCTGTTGCAGGACGGTTTCTTAGCTAAAACCTTTGCCGATGAATTACCCGCAGCGCCAGGTTCTCGCGTTTATGTCACCGAAGAGGTGACCAATGTGACTGAGCGCGTCAACGCTGGGCTTGAAAACAAAGCGGGCCGTGAGTTTTATCAAGGCGTTGAGAATCAAGAAAAAGCACTCGTTGCCGAGTGTGAAAAGGATGAAGGCTACCGCTGCCAAGTGTATAGCTTCCACGGCGGCTTAGAATATTATCTGGTAAAACAGTTAGAAATCCGCGACGTACGTTTAGTCTATAACCCAGCGGGCAGCGTTGGTAAATACGGCGGCGATGTCGATAACTGGATGTGGCCACGCCACACGGGCGACTTTTCCTTCTACCGCGCCTATGTGTCTAAAACCGGTAAACCTGCCGAATTTAGCGCCGACAACGTGCCGTACGAGCCAAAGAGTTTCTTAAAAGTCTCGGCCAAAGGTGTGAGTGAAGGGGATTTTGTGATGGTGGCGGGTTATCCCGGCCGCACTAACAGATACCGCACCGCGAACGAAGTGCAAAATCAGTTCGAATGGGCTTACCCAGAAGGCAAGATGCTGCGCGAACGTTTTATTGAAATCATCAAAGAAACGGCGCCAGAAGGCAGCGACGAGCGCATTAAGTACGAAAGCCAAATCGCTGGCTTAGCGAACTACGCTAAAAACTTCACCTCGATGATCGAGTTTTATGGCAAATCCACCATGTTAGCCGACCGCAAGGCCCGTGAAGCCGAGCTTGCCGCATGGATTGCCAAAGACAGCAGCCGCGAAGCCAAATACGGTAAAACCTTAAGCGAGTTAGACGCGCTGATCGCCAAAAGCAAAGCCCACCAAGAACGGGATATGATTTTAAGCTACATTGGCAACACCACTATGGTGCCAACGGCGACCAATCTGTACCGTTTAGCCCATGAAAAGCAATTGCCTGATATGCAGCGCGAACCTGGCTTCCAAGACCGCGATATGACACGTTTTAAGGCGAGCATGGAACGTATCGATCGCCGTTATGCGCCAAGTGTCGATAAGGCCGTTCTCTTGGATATGCTTAAACGTTATGCTGCGTTACCCGAGGCGCAGCGCTTACCAGCAATGGATAAAGCCTTTGGTATCGATAAAAAGGTTAACGAAGCTAAACTTGCGAAAACCTTAGACAAAATGTACGCCAAAACCGAGCTGGGCAACAAAGATGTGCGTTTAGCTTGGATGGAAAAATCCGTCGATGACTTCAAAGCCTCTAAGGATCCTTTTATTCAATTCGCCGTGGCCATGTATGACACCAACATGAGCGAAGAGAAGAAAGAGAAAGAGTTAGATGGCGAGCTGATGAAAGTACGTCCGCAATATATGGACGCCATCATCGCCTATAACCGTGAGCAAGGTAAGCCAGTGTACGCCGATGCGAACTCTAGCCTGCGCGTGACCGTTGGCCATGTTAAAGGTTATGAACCTAAAGATGGCTTAGTGGCTAAGCCCTTTACTCGCCTAGAAGGCATAGTGCAAAAAGACACTGGCGTTGACCCATTCGATGCGCCGAAAAAGCAGTTAGAGCTTATCAAGCAGAAGCAATACGGTGATTTCTATGTGAAAGCCATCGATTCTGTACCAGTAAATTTCCTGTCGACCTTAGACACAACGGGCGGTAACTCTGGTTCTCCAACCTTAAACGGCCGCGCCGAATTAGTGGGTTTGCTGTTCGATGGTGTGTATGAAAGCATCATCGGTGACTGGGCGTACGACGACAATATCAACCGCTCAATCCAAGTCGATAGCCGTTATATGCTGTGGGTAATGAAGTATTTAGATAATGCCGACAACCTGTTAGCCGAGATGGAAATCGTTAAGTAA
- a CDS encoding DUF6662 family protein gives MRTSSRHRLSVVAASVLTLGISHTATAGEDLFGYVKGAEAMPKEAIELYQKVTLRNDKGQGTYRGINYETELEYGVTDKFAVSGSAKFMSLDTSGLIIDGYLPKEKNIGFATSGAEVGLSYMFLSPAKDDIGLSMTASLDYDWIDVHSGQDKDTLSLDLGLQTQKYMLEGELIWVGNFGMESTYADRAPIANLPEDFDWSTDPEMELELKMGTGLSYRFAPNWFISAEVLFETEFETEIGQERWSFFAGPSLHYGSADWWATLTWLPQLSGGGEQYEGQKDTSLHLIEKTEQEVRLKVAFNF, from the coding sequence ATGCGCACATCTTCTCGTCATCGCCTGAGTGTCGTCGCTGCCTCTGTGCTAACACTCGGTATCAGCCACACAGCCACTGCGGGTGAAGATTTATTTGGTTATGTCAAAGGCGCTGAGGCTATGCCTAAAGAAGCCATTGAACTCTATCAAAAAGTGACGTTGCGTAACGACAAAGGCCAAGGTACTTACCGTGGCATTAATTACGAAACTGAGCTGGAATACGGTGTGACCGACAAGTTTGCGGTATCGGGTTCAGCTAAGTTTATGTCTTTAGATACCAGCGGTTTAATCATCGATGGTTACCTGCCGAAAGAGAAAAATATTGGTTTTGCCACCTCTGGCGCTGAAGTCGGCTTAAGCTACATGTTTTTAAGTCCTGCCAAGGATGATATTGGTCTGTCTATGACTGCCTCGTTAGACTATGACTGGATTGATGTGCACTCTGGTCAAGACAAAGACACCCTGTCACTCGATTTAGGCTTACAGACTCAAAAGTACATGCTTGAAGGCGAGTTAATTTGGGTTGGTAACTTTGGCATGGAATCGACCTATGCCGACCGTGCGCCAATTGCCAATTTGCCTGAAGACTTTGACTGGTCAACCGACCCTGAGATGGAACTGGAGCTGAAAATGGGCACTGGCCTGAGCTACCGTTTCGCGCCTAACTGGTTTATCAGTGCCGAAGTGTTATTCGAGACCGAATTTGAGACTGAGATTGGTCAAGAGCGTTGGTCATTCTTCGCCGGCCCCTCATTGCACTACGGTAGCGCCGATTGGTGGGCGACCCTCACTTGGTTACCCCAGTTAAGTGGTGGCGGTGAGCAGTACGAAGGTCAAAAGGACACCAGTCTGCATCTGATTGAAAAAACAGAACAAGAAGTCAGATTAAAAGTGGCATTTAACTTCTAA
- a CDS encoding DMT family transporter has translation MLYLFPLLAVVIWAGNAIVNKLSFGIIAPEAIAFYRWFFAMLVLTPFMLKPVWRKRKTIAPLLPKLATLAALGMVLNQSLAYFAAATTTATNMALINSLVPMVSLFLAVPLLKQKLTPLVFGGTVISLLGLVFMLSHGDMANLAIGVTQGDLLLLISAFVYALYGVLLKRWQLPISTWESVYIQGLIAVLMLTPLLFSTPSVAISSQAAPLILYAALGASLIAPWAWINGISKLGAERTSIFFNLLPILAAILAAIILNETLAVYHYLGGAMVIIGVMLVQVKPKMKPIAPIACTE, from the coding sequence ATGCTGTATTTATTTCCCCTGCTCGCCGTCGTGATTTGGGCGGGCAACGCCATTGTAAACAAACTCTCCTTTGGGATAATCGCCCCCGAAGCGATAGCCTTTTATCGCTGGTTTTTTGCCATGCTAGTGTTAACCCCATTTATGCTAAAACCCGTCTGGCGCAAGCGTAAAACGATTGCACCATTACTGCCCAAACTCGCCACCTTAGCCGCCTTAGGCATGGTATTAAACCAAAGCCTTGCCTATTTTGCGGCGGCAACAACAACTGCTACCAATATGGCCCTAATCAACTCGCTGGTGCCAATGGTGAGCTTGTTTTTAGCCGTACCACTACTTAAACAAAAGCTGACGCCCTTGGTCTTTGGTGGCACTGTTATTTCGCTCTTGGGCTTAGTGTTTATGTTAAGCCACGGCGATATGGCCAATCTTGCCATCGGCGTGACCCAAGGGGATTTACTGTTACTCATAAGCGCCTTTGTGTACGCGCTTTATGGAGTATTGCTTAAACGCTGGCAATTGCCGATATCAACGTGGGAGTCAGTGTATATTCAAGGGCTTATTGCGGTGTTGATGTTAACCCCACTGCTATTTAGCACGCCCAGTGTCGCCATTAGCAGCCAAGCCGCACCGTTAATACTCTATGCCGCTCTGGGGGCTTCACTCATTGCACCTTGGGCCTGGATTAATGGCATCAGCAAGTTAGGTGCCGAGCGCACCAGCATTTTCTTCAATTTGCTGCCAATCCTCGCGGCTATCTTAGCGGCGATCATTCTGAATGAAACCTTAGCCGTTTATCACTATTTAGGCGGCGCTATGGTCATCATTGGGGTGATGTTAGTGCAGGTAAAACCTAAGATGAAACCCATAGCCCCCATCGCTTGTACCGAATAA